Proteins encoded together in one Impatiens glandulifera chromosome 1, dImpGla2.1, whole genome shotgun sequence window:
- the LOC124920800 gene encoding probable magnesium transporter NIPA2, whose amino-acid sequence MMGGMSADNVHGLILALSSSVFIGSSFIIKKKGLKKAGLTGTRAGSGGYSYLLEPWWWAGMITMIVGEIANFAAYAFAPAILVTPLGALSIIFSAVLAHLILDEKLHIFGIVGCALCLVGSTTIVLHAPQERIIESVKEVWNLATEPGFLVYAAVVLVLVVVLVVFAPRYGTKHMTVYIGICSLTGSLTVMCAKAVGIALKLSFSGSNQFVYFQTWFFSVVVIICCVLQINYLNKALDTFKTAVVSPFYYVMFTTLTILASVIMFKDWDSQNASQIVTELCGFVTILSGTFLLHRTMDMGEGGGGSSERAGETPVFVSTTPNLSPQHPRHSDL is encoded by the exons ATGATGGGAGGAATGTCTGCGGACAACGTCCATGGACTCATTCTAGCTCTTTCATCCAGTGTGTTTATTGGGTCGAGTTTCATTATCAAGAAGAAGGGTCTCAAGAAAGCTGGCTTAACTGGAACCAGAGCAG GTTCTGGAGGGTACTCATATTTGTTGGAACCTTGGTGGTGGGCTGGCATGATAACTA TGATAGTTGGGGAAATAGCTAACTTTGCTGCATATGCTTTTGCTCCTGCAATTCTAGTAACCCCATTGGGAGCTCTAAGCATTATCTTTAg TGCAGTGCTGGCCCATCTCATTTTGGACGAGAAACTCCACATCTTTGGTATTGTCGGTTGTGCTCTTTGCTTAGTGGGTTCAACCACTATAGTCTTACACGCTCCACAAGAGAGAATAATTGAATCTGTTAAGGAAGTGTGGAACCTCGCCACTGAACCAG GTTTCTTGGTTTATGCTGCGGTGGTTTTGGTTCTTGTTGTGGTCTTAGTTGTTTTTGCACCACGTTATGGGACGAAGCATATGACTGTGTACATTGGAATATGTTCACTTACTGGATCACTTACG GTTATGTGTGCGAAAGCAGTGGGAATAGCTTTAAAGTTGTCTTTTTCGGGGTCTAATCAATTCGTATACTTTCAGACATGGTTTTTCAGTGTTGTTGTGATAATTTGTTGTGTTTTGCAAATAAACTATTTGAACAAG GCCTTGGACACATTCAAAACAGCCGTTGTTTCTCCTTTCTATTATGTGATGTTCACTACTTTAACTATTTTAGCCAGCGTCATTATGTTCAAG GATTGGGACTCGCAAAATGCTTCACAGATAGTGACAGAACTTTGTGGTTTTGTTACGATTTTGTCGGGGACTTTTCTTCTTCACCGAACAATGGACAtgggagaaggaggaggaggtaGCAGCGAGAGGGCAGGTGAAACGCCGGTTTTCGTGTCCACTACCCCGAACCTTAGCCCTCAACATCCCAGGCATTCAGATTTGTAG